One window of the Thermodesulfomicrobium sp. WS genome contains the following:
- the tatB gene encoding Sec-independent protein translocase protein TatB gives MFGIGSTEILVILLVALIVLGPSKLPDVAKSIGKALGEFRRVTTDVKRTIEMEAEAAEQKAKAEAARKELFGDGKGPQPGTAGTAASPEATTTAAKTPEAAAPTTEDTTA, from the coding sequence ATGTTTGGCATCGGTTCCACAGAGATCTTGGTCATTTTGTTGGTGGCGCTCATTGTCCTTGGGCCGTCCAAACTGCCGGATGTGGCCAAGTCCATCGGGAAGGCCTTGGGTGAGTTTCGGCGGGTGACCACCGACGTCAAGCGCACCATCGAGATGGAGGCCGAGGCCGCGGAGCAAAAGGCCAAGGCCGAGGCCGCCCGCAAAGAGCTTTTCGGGGATGGCAAGGGGCCGCAGCCCGGCACCGCGGGGACGGCAGCCTCGCCTGAGGCCACGACGACGGCTGCAAAGACCCCAGAGGCGGCGGCGCCAACCACGGAGGATACAACCGCATGA
- the hisA gene encoding 1-(5-phosphoribosyl)-5-[(5-phosphoribosylamino)methylideneamino]imidazole-4-carboxamide isomerase → MIVFPAVDIKDGRCVRLRQGEAHQVTVFGEDPVAMALHWQDQGARWLHVVDLDGAFSGEPRNRDLIARLCAAVSIPVQLGGGIRSREVAQAYFDAGVTRLIIGTIALEDPELFAALCAAFPGRIGVSLDARDGRLKTKGWVADAGLTVEDVLPRLEAAGAAFVVYTDISRDGMGSGVDPSCYARLLSLTRLPVIAAGGVTTLVDIQRLYPLCAQGLQGAVTGKAIYTGTLDLAEVMAWIAAQESAGESSPQ, encoded by the coding sequence ATGATTGTTTTTCCTGCGGTGGACATCAAGGACGGCCGCTGCGTGCGCCTGCGCCAGGGGGAGGCCCATCAGGTGACGGTCTTTGGCGAAGACCCGGTGGCCATGGCGCTCCATTGGCAAGACCAGGGGGCGCGTTGGCTCCATGTGGTGGATTTGGATGGGGCGTTCAGCGGCGAGCCCCGCAACCGGGACCTCATCGCCCGGTTGTGTGCGGCGGTGTCCATCCCTGTGCAGCTCGGCGGCGGCATCCGCAGCCGGGAAGTGGCCCAGGCCTATTTCGATGCCGGGGTCACGCGGCTCATCATCGGTACCATCGCCCTGGAGGACCCGGAGCTTTTCGCCGCCCTTTGCGCGGCATTTCCCGGACGTATCGGGGTCTCCTTGGACGCCCGCGACGGTCGGCTCAAGACCAAGGGCTGGGTGGCGGATGCCGGGCTCACGGTGGAGGATGTGCTCCCCCGCCTCGAGGCGGCGGGGGCGGCCTTCGTGGTGTACACCGATATCAGTCGCGACGGCATGGGAAGCGGTGTAGACCCGTCGTGCTATGCACGGCTGCTTTCCCTGACGCGCCTGCCGGTCATCGCTGCCGGCGGGGTGACGACATTGGTTGATATTCAGCGGTTGTATCCCTTGTGCGCCCAGGGGCTTCAGGGCGCGGTCACCGGCAAGGCCATCTATACAGGTACTCTTGACCTCGCGGAAGTCATGGCCTGGATCGCCGCCCAGGAAAGCGCTGGCGAATCCTCGCCGCAGTAG
- the tatC gene encoding twin-arginine translocase subunit TatC yields the protein MSEGLRVPEDHEHRDMVDGPAPELPEDASLTEPTDDDAANPHAEMTFTQHLEELRTRLVRSFIAIGVGFLACYGFAEDLFHLLMRPLLDVLLPTGGTLIYTALPEAFFTYVKTAALAGFFVASPYVFYQMWLFVAPGLYESERKYLIPIALLSAIFFVVGACFGYFVVFPYGFEFFVGYATDIVKPMPSLSEYFSFAVQMLIAFGVIFELPLVIFFLARLGVVTGKWLRQQQKYAVLVIFIVAAILTPPDVVSQLLMAAPLLVLYEIGVWVAYLFGTKKPLPEEEAA from the coding sequence ATGAGCGAGGGCTTGCGCGTTCCAGAGGACCACGAGCATCGGGACATGGTTGATGGGCCGGCTCCTGAACTCCCCGAAGATGCGTCATTGACGGAACCCACCGATGACGATGCCGCAAATCCCCATGCGGAAATGACCTTTACCCAACACTTGGAGGAGCTGCGCACGCGGCTCGTGCGGAGCTTCATTGCCATCGGTGTTGGATTTCTTGCCTGCTACGGCTTTGCCGAGGACCTGTTCCATCTCCTCATGCGGCCGCTTCTGGACGTCCTTTTGCCCACCGGTGGGACCCTCATCTATACCGCCCTTCCTGAGGCCTTTTTTACCTACGTCAAAACCGCGGCATTGGCGGGGTTTTTCGTGGCAAGCCCGTATGTATTCTACCAAATGTGGCTCTTTGTGGCGCCAGGACTCTATGAGTCCGAGCGCAAGTATTTGATCCCCATTGCCTTGTTGTCCGCCATATTCTTTGTCGTGGGGGCGTGTTTTGGGTATTTCGTAGTCTTCCCCTATGGATTTGAGTTTTTTGTGGGCTACGCCACGGATATCGTCAAGCCCATGCCTTCCCTCAGTGAGTATTTCAGCTTTGCCGTGCAGATGCTCATCGCCTTTGGAGTGATCTTTGAGCTGCCACTGGTGATCTTTTTCCTGGCCCGCCTTGGCGTCGTGACGGGCAAATGGCTGCGGCAACAACAGAAATATGCCGTGTTGGTGATCTTTATCGTGGCCGCCATCCTCACCCCGCCCGATGTGGTCTCGCAGCTCCTCATGGCTGCCCCGTTGCTCGTGCTGTACGAAATTGGCGTTTGGGTGGCGTATCTCTTTGGCACGAAGAAACCTCTCCCTGAGGAGGAGGCCGCATGA
- a CDS encoding monovalent cation:proton antiporter family protein yields the protein MSAMGFLAHGAGLFGIACLLLLVGHRLRVPPVVAMLVAGVLAGPHGMGWIADAHEVEVFAELGVILLLFVIGLELSLDEVRRFARLIFVGGAVYVGLCLALVEVVLWVLPITWTKALLVGFLVALSSTAIVLKALGESAQMSAPHGRIVIGTLLFQDIAVAPMMLAIPLLAGLGEDPGQALLGVGIKTLAVGGLVLVGGRFVVRWLLVRVAAVRSRELLLLTVLALCLGIAWITGYLGLSLSLGAFLAGLVVSDSEVSHSVVDAIVPFRDVFTSVFFMSVGMLFDPRMFGASWPFILGLLGALAVIKVTVGCVAGVCLRYPLRTALLAGLALFQIGEFSFVLAGIGMQHGLLETAEFQIFLSVAILSMAVTPTLIAWLPRLGARLTAMPGGVPSASEPKAMLRDHLIIAGYGVGGRYVAQVAQESGIPYVVLEMNPETVRRERAHGVPIAFGDVTQPAVLSHWNIEHARAMAILVSDPAAVQRAVMVARQLHPGLHLVVRTRYVAEIETLLAAGAQDVVVEEYESAIEVLVRVLAAYMVPLDDIARLERRFRAQGYADLRAPQRLAPSCPVGGVCSTLDVTAVRVEPGSFVEGSTLAESALRQRHGVTVAAVRRGQEDILAPGADWRFAVGDVVYLVGSLEAVSGAVALFRGQGGKDAAH from the coding sequence ATGAGCGCGATGGGGTTTCTTGCTCATGGGGCCGGGCTTTTTGGGATCGCCTGCCTGCTTTTGCTGGTGGGGCACCGGTTGCGGGTGCCCCCGGTGGTGGCCATGCTCGTGGCGGGGGTGCTGGCAGGCCCCCACGGTATGGGATGGATCGCCGATGCCCATGAAGTCGAGGTCTTTGCGGAGCTCGGCGTTATTCTGCTCCTTTTTGTCATTGGCCTGGAACTGTCCTTGGATGAGGTACGCCGTTTTGCCCGGCTGATTTTCGTGGGTGGGGCGGTGTACGTGGGGCTGTGCCTTGCCCTGGTGGAAGTTGTCCTCTGGGTGCTGCCCATCACGTGGACCAAGGCCTTGTTGGTTGGGTTCTTGGTGGCCCTTTCCAGCACCGCCATCGTGCTCAAGGCATTGGGAGAGAGTGCCCAGATGAGCGCTCCGCACGGCCGCATCGTGATCGGCACCCTGCTTTTTCAAGATATTGCCGTAGCACCCATGATGCTCGCCATCCCTTTGCTCGCCGGTCTTGGGGAGGATCCAGGACAGGCGCTGTTGGGCGTGGGCATCAAAACCCTGGCAGTGGGGGGCTTGGTCCTGGTGGGCGGCCGTTTTGTGGTGCGCTGGCTCTTGGTGCGGGTGGCGGCGGTGCGCAGCCGCGAGCTTTTGCTCTTGACCGTGCTTGCCCTGTGCTTGGGCATTGCTTGGATCACGGGGTATTTGGGCCTGTCGCTTTCGCTTGGGGCGTTTTTGGCGGGTTTGGTGGTGAGCGACTCCGAGGTGAGCCACTCGGTGGTGGATGCCATCGTGCCCTTCCGGGACGTCTTTACCAGCGTGTTTTTCATGTCCGTGGGCATGCTTTTCGATCCGCGGATGTTTGGTGCTTCGTGGCCGTTCATCCTCGGGCTGCTGGGGGCGCTTGCCGTCATCAAGGTGACGGTGGGGTGCGTGGCCGGGGTGTGTCTGCGCTATCCGCTGCGTACCGCCTTGCTGGCAGGTTTGGCCCTTTTTCAGATCGGGGAGTTCTCCTTCGTGCTCGCAGGCATCGGCATGCAGCACGGGCTTCTGGAAACCGCCGAATTTCAGATCTTCCTTTCCGTGGCCATCCTGTCCATGGCCGTCACTCCCACACTCATTGCCTGGCTGCCTCGTTTGGGGGCGCGGTTGACGGCCATGCCCGGAGGCGTCCCCAGCGCCTCGGAGCCCAAGGCCATGCTGCGTGATCATCTTATCATCGCGGGCTATGGCGTCGGTGGTCGCTATGTGGCCCAGGTGGCCCAAGAATCCGGCATCCCCTACGTGGTCTTGGAGATGAACCCCGAGACCGTGCGCCGGGAGCGCGCCCATGGAGTGCCCATCGCCTTTGGAGATGTCACCCAGCCGGCGGTGCTTTCCCATTGGAACATCGAGCACGCCCGGGCCATGGCCATCCTCGTGTCCGATCCGGCGGCGGTACAGCGGGCCGTGATGGTGGCCCGACAGCTGCATCCCGGCCTGCATCTTGTGGTGCGTACCCGCTATGTCGCGGAAATCGAAACTCTTTTGGCGGCAGGGGCCCAGGATGTGGTGGTGGAGGAATACGAGTCGGCCATCGAGGTCCTGGTGCGGGTGCTCGCCGCCTATATGGTGCCTCTCGACGACATCGCCCGGTTGGAGCGCCGGTTTCGGGCCCAGGGCTACGCCGATCTGCGCGCCCCGCAACGCCTTGCCCCCTCGTGCCCTGTGGGGGGCGTGTGTTCTACCTTGGACGTCACGGCCGTGCGCGTGGAGCCTGGATCGTTTGTGGAGGGGAGCACCCTGGCGGAGAGTGCCTTGCGGCAGCGCCATGGCGTGACCGTGGCGGCGGTGCGCCGGGGGCAGGAGGACATTCTGGCGCCTGGGGCGGATTGGCGGTTTGCCGTCGGGGATGTGGTGTATTTG
- a CDS encoding diguanylate cyclase, whose product MSLSTVAATIAAHLELTPYSLAERLRFLRLGPEDAQALQSIHDQMGAIPPRLADAFYGHLLSFAGPRRFLELPETLDRLKRKQAKHFASMLLGPWDMEYALRRLEVGYVHYIIGVEPAWYVGAFSHYLLTLQELVRPLCTQESCVDVVHDALTKVVLLDMTLGLEAYHYGKYMQIQKLEHLALTDGLTGLRNRRALDRVARGGQLASGAVLFVDIDHFKAVNDQHGHAAGDAVLQALAARLQEYLRATDAIFRYGGEEYLVVLPNADRAGAAQTAEKLRRAVAETPLAGIPCTVSVGGAVVRSGEDFWQAVRRADQAMYVAKKSGRNRVVIDADSEP is encoded by the coding sequence ATGAGTCTTTCCACCGTTGCGGCGACCATTGCTGCGCATCTTGAGCTCACTCCCTACTCCCTTGCCGAGAGATTGCGGTTTTTACGCCTGGGACCCGAAGATGCCCAGGCGTTGCAGTCCATACATGATCAGATGGGGGCAATTCCTCCGCGTCTTGCCGATGCCTTCTATGGCCATCTCCTTTCTTTCGCCGGGCCGAGGCGCTTTCTGGAGTTGCCCGAGACCTTGGATCGCCTCAAGCGCAAGCAGGCGAAGCATTTTGCCTCCATGCTGTTGGGGCCGTGGGACATGGAGTATGCGCTTCGCCGTTTGGAAGTGGGATATGTGCACTATATCATCGGCGTGGAACCGGCATGGTATGTGGGCGCATTTTCGCATTACCTTTTGACGCTTCAAGAGCTGGTGCGGCCGCTGTGCACGCAGGAGTCCTGCGTGGATGTCGTTCACGATGCCCTGACCAAGGTGGTGCTTCTGGACATGACCTTGGGGCTCGAGGCCTATCATTATGGCAAGTACATGCAGATCCAGAAGCTCGAGCACCTGGCGCTTACCGATGGGCTCACGGGGCTGCGCAACCGCCGTGCCCTGGATCGCGTGGCCCGTGGCGGCCAACTGGCTTCCGGGGCGGTGCTTTTCGTAGACATCGATCATTTCAAGGCCGTCAACGACCAGCATGGCCACGCCGCAGGTGATGCCGTGCTCCAGGCGCTGGCGGCCCGCTTGCAGGAGTATTTGCGCGCCACGGATGCGATCTTTCGCTACGGGGGTGAAGAATATCTGGTGGTGCTGCCCAATGCGGACCGTGCCGGGGCGGCGCAAACCGCCGAGAAGTTGCGCCGCGCCGTGGCCGAGACCCCACTGGCGGGTATTCCCTGCACCGTGAGTGTGGGCGGGGCGGTCGTGCGCTCCGGGGAAGACTTTTGGCAGGCCGTGCGACGGGCGGATCAGGCCATGTATGTGGCCAAGAAAAGTGGCCGCAACCGGGTGGTGATCGATGCCGACTCAGAGCCTTGA
- the hisB gene encoding imidazoleglycerol-phosphate dehydratase HisB, whose translation MSRHANIRRRTTETAIEVELCLDGQGRATVATGYAFADHMLTLCAHWAGFDLAVRAEGDLAIDAHHTVEDVGLCLGDAMREALGDRIGIARVGAAFVPMDEALARVVVDFSGRPYLVVRGMEILPPMVAGEEADLWREFWKSFAVRAGCNLHVELCYGTNAHHVLEAAFKAMGLALRQAVRPERSGVLSTKGGLDV comes from the coding sequence ATGAGCCGTCATGCCAATATCCGCCGTCGCACCACGGAAACCGCTATCGAGGTGGAGCTTTGTCTCGATGGTCAGGGCCGAGCGACGGTTGCCACCGGCTATGCCTTTGCCGACCATATGCTCACCTTGTGTGCCCATTGGGCGGGGTTTGACCTCGCGGTGCGTGCCGAGGGCGATCTCGCCATTGATGCCCACCATACGGTGGAGGACGTGGGCTTGTGCTTGGGGGACGCCATGCGGGAGGCCTTGGGCGATCGCATCGGTATCGCCCGGGTAGGAGCGGCCTTCGTCCCCATGGATGAGGCCCTGGCGCGGGTAGTGGTGGATTTTTCCGGTCGGCCCTACCTGGTGGTGCGGGGGATGGAGATATTGCCGCCCATGGTCGCGGGCGAAGAGGCCGACTTGTGGCGGGAGTTTTGGAAGAGCTTTGCCGTTCGGGCCGGCTGCAATCTGCATGTGGAACTCTGTTACGGCACCAATGCCCATCATGTGCTGGAAGCCGCCTTCAAGGCCATGGGCCTTGCCCTGCGGCAGGCCGTGCGGCCGGAGCGCTCCGGCGTGCTGAGTACCAAGGGAGGGTTGGACGTATGA
- a CDS encoding 4Fe-4S dicluster domain-containing protein: protein MQAHTSSFPSMGLRVLSLGLALLTAAHFLRWNAPGQAAACATLGLAAALAPRLLPRPLALLLFAAGGVFWAHLGVEFALMRAAQNLPWLRLILIMGSVSLAFVAAAFSAARTRAGDDFGPLDGPAWTKTFAFVLVWGTLRVAQAKAPMPLLLGERFLPGSAPWWEVAFGLYAAWVTGGLLGPRGSMLRARIWALFSLVFFGQLFLGLAGWGIFLMTGALHLPIPALILAGPIYRGHGIFMLLLFGASILLVGPAWCSHLCYIGAWDHTMARLGPQRPRRLPAWAPKARMGILVLTILVPAVLRASGAATSTALLGAGLFGVGGVAVMVLASRRLGTMVHCTLWCPMGLVANLMGRLLPWRLRITTACTRCGRCLPTCRYNALSIQDLKKGRPGLPCSLCGDCVRACPHGAMEYAYLGLAPKTARLAFTCLAASLHAVFLAVARI from the coding sequence ATGCAGGCGCACACTTCTTCCTTCCCCTCCATGGGGCTGCGCGTCCTCAGCCTTGGGCTCGCCCTCCTGACCGCCGCCCACTTCCTGCGCTGGAACGCCCCCGGCCAGGCAGCGGCATGCGCCACCCTGGGCCTTGCCGCGGCCCTCGCGCCGCGCCTGCTGCCGCGCCCCTTGGCGCTCCTGCTTTTTGCCGCAGGAGGCGTCTTCTGGGCCCACTTGGGCGTGGAGTTCGCCTTGATGCGCGCTGCTCAAAACCTTCCGTGGCTGCGGCTTATCCTCATCATGGGTAGCGTGAGCCTTGCCTTCGTCGCGGCGGCCTTCAGCGCTGCCCGCACCCGCGCCGGCGACGACTTCGGCCCCCTGGACGGCCCGGCATGGACGAAAACCTTCGCCTTTGTCCTGGTGTGGGGAACCCTTCGCGTCGCACAGGCCAAGGCCCCCATGCCGCTCCTTTTGGGGGAGCGGTTCCTGCCGGGCTCAGCCCCCTGGTGGGAAGTGGCCTTCGGCCTCTATGCGGCCTGGGTCACCGGCGGCCTGCTCGGACCACGAGGGTCCATGCTTCGTGCCCGCATTTGGGCCCTTTTCAGCCTGGTGTTCTTTGGACAACTCTTCTTGGGACTTGCGGGATGGGGCATCTTCCTCATGACCGGCGCGCTGCACCTGCCCATCCCTGCGCTCATCCTCGCCGGCCCGATCTATCGGGGCCACGGGATCTTCATGCTGCTTCTTTTTGGCGCAAGCATCCTGCTCGTGGGGCCGGCCTGGTGCAGCCACCTCTGCTACATCGGCGCCTGGGACCACACCATGGCGCGCCTGGGGCCCCAACGGCCACGCCGACTTCCGGCCTGGGCCCCCAAAGCACGGATGGGAATCTTGGTGCTCACGATACTCGTCCCGGCAGTGCTGCGCGCCAGCGGCGCTGCCACGAGCACCGCGCTTCTTGGGGCAGGTCTTTTTGGCGTCGGCGGCGTAGCGGTCATGGTGCTGGCCTCCCGGCGTCTCGGCACCATGGTGCATTGCACCCTCTGGTGCCCCATGGGACTGGTGGCCAATCTGATGGGGCGCCTGCTTCCCTGGCGCCTGCGCATCACCACCGCCTGCACCCGTTGCGGCCGCTGCCTTCCCACCTGCCGCTACAACGCGCTGAGCATTCAGGACCTCAAAAAAGGCCGGCCCGGGCTCCCGTGCAGCCTCTGCGGCGACTGCGTGCGCGCCTGCCCTCACGGGGCCATGGAATACGCCTATCTTGGTCTCGCCCCCAAGACAGCCCGCCTGGCCTTCACCTGCCTGGCGGCGAGCCTGCACGCCGTGTTCCTGGCAGTCGCACGCATCTAG